The DNA segment GATAAACCAAAAGGGGAGGAGGAACGGAAGGATTATCTTCTCGTGAAGACCGAGCAAAAAGGAAAACTAATCAAGATCAACTTTGATGAGATTGACTATGTAGAAGGTATGCGGAATTACGTGGGAATCTATAAGGATGGGGAACTGGTGCAGGCCCTCATGAATATGAAAGACCTGGAATCACTGCTTCCTGTGGCTCAGTTTGTCCGCGTACATAATTCTTATATCATCCGCATTTCCAGGATCCAGATGATAGAAGGGAATGTGGTCCGTCTGAAGAATGTAAATGGTGCCATTCCAATTGGTATTACTTACAAAAATGCTTTTATGGATAGAATAAAATAGCCAGTCCACTAGTCCCTGGTCAGTTTTCAATTGTATATAAGGTATAGGTGTAACCATAATTATATACGTTGAAAGTAAACATTAAACTAAAGAAGGTCTTAGGCCTGTTGAAAAAGAAGCCGGCAATATTGGCCTTAGTAACCATTTGTAATTCTTCTGCTCTTGCTCAGGTAGACATTGGCTATAAATTTGGCGGTGTTTCTACAGATGTCAGAGCCAATTCCAACTTTTCAGATAAGAACCGCATTAGCTACCAGCTTGGGCTGTACCTTAACTTTGATCCATTACCCTTCCTAAGCTTGCAGACTGAGGTTTTGTATAACCGGACCCGACTGCAAAATATGGTAGCTGTCGATGGTCTGAAAACTGGTATGAAAGGAATGGGTTATTGGTCTGTACCCTTGCTTTTCCAGGTCAACCCCTTGCCATTTCTGCGTGTTGGTGCAGGTCCACAATGGAATTTCCATACCAACCGGTATAAATACAGGATAGCTGAAAATCAGCAGGCATTTAAGAACTTCATGTCATTGGCCCTGGATGCGGAAGTTAAGGTGAGTACTGCTACCCGGTTGTACATTCGGTTGAACAAAGGAATCGAACGTTTTGAGAATATCTCTGATGGCAAGAATGGCAGGATCAACCGTTGGGAGTTCGGGATTCAGCGATCTTTAATGAAGAAGTGATTTTAACAAGGCAAAAAAAAAGGATGTCTGTACAGACATCCTTCTTATATATTATGCTTTAAATATTAAGCTACCCCTTCGGCAAGGACAATAATTTTGTTTTTCAAAACCTCAACTACACCACCTTTAATTACAAAGGTCTCTTCACCGGTTTTGCTTTTAATAATTACTGGTCCATCTTCTAAGGTGGAGATAATAGGCGCATGGTCTCTCAATATTTGAAAAGAACCCATAGTACCTGGTACCGTAACCGCGGTTACTTCGCCTTCAAAGACTTTTTTATCTGGTGTTAATATTTCTAGTGTCATATTCAAAGTATAAGCGCTTTAATTAAGCGTTTGCTTCAGCTAATAGTTTCTTACCTTTTTCGATTGCATCTTCGATACCACCTACTAAGTTAAATGCCGCCTCTGGATATTCATCAACTTCACCATCCATAATCATGTTAAATGCTTTGATGGTATCTTTAATGTCAACAAGTACACCTTTTAAGCCTGTAAATTGCTCAGCTACGTGGAATGGTTGAGATAAGAAACGTTGAACACGACGCGCACGGTGAACGATTAATTTATCTTCTTCAGATAATTCGTCCATACCAAGAATCGCGATGATATCCTGAAGTTCTTTATAACGTTGTAAGATTTCTTTTACGCGTTGAGCAGTGTTATAGTGCTCATCACCTAAGATCGCCGGAGATAAGATTCTTGAAGTTGAATCCAATGGATCCACCGCAGGATAAATACCTAGCTCAGAAATTTTACGTGACAATACTGTAGTCGCATCTAAGTGGGCAAACGTTGTAGCCGGAGCCGGATCCGTTAAATCATCCGCAGGTACATAAACCGCCTGAACAGATGTAATTGATCCACGTTTAGTGGAAGTAATACGTTCCTGCATTAAACCCATCTCTGTTGCCAAAGTTGGTTGGTAACCTACCGCAGAAGGCATACGACCTAGAAGTGCAGATACTTCAGAACCTGCCTGAGTGAAACGGAAGATGTTATCAACGAAGAAAAGGATGTCTTTTCCAGCGCCTTCGCCATCACCATCACGGAAGTATTCAGCAACGGTTAGTCCTGATAAAGCCACGCGAGCACGTGCTCCAGGAGGCTCATTCATCTGACCGAATACCAAT comes from the Pedobacter sp. FW305-3-2-15-E-R2A2 genome and includes:
- the atpC gene encoding ATP synthase F1 subunit epsilon, with the translated sequence MTLEILTPDKKVFEGEVTAVTVPGTMGSFQILRDHAPIISTLEDGPVIIKSKTGEETFVIKGGVVEVLKNKIIVLAEGVA
- the atpD gene encoding F0F1 ATP synthase subunit beta, encoding MPNIGKIAQIIGPVVDVSFADDAHLPQIFSALEIEKENGQKIVLEVQQHLGEDRVRAIAMDSTDGLVRGMKALDTGAPIKMPVGDQIKGRLFNVVGEAIDGINTVDKTGGRPIHNAPPKFDELSTESEVLFTGIKVIDLLEPYAKGGKIGLFGGAGVGKTVLIMELVNNIAKAYAGLSVFAGVGERTREGNDLLREFIESGVINYGDEFLHSMEKGGWDLSKVDTEKLKDSKATLVFGQMNEPPGARARVALSGLTVAEYFRDGDGEGAGKDILFFVDNIFRFTQAGSEVSALLGRMPSAVGYQPTLATEMGLMQERITSTKRGSITSVQAVYVPADDLTDPAPATTFAHLDATTVLSRKISELGIYPAVDPLDSTSRILSPAILGDEHYNTAQRVKEILQRYKELQDIIAILGMDELSEEDKLIVHRARRVQRFLSQPFHVAEQFTGLKGVLVDIKDTIKAFNMIMDGEVDEYPEAAFNLVGGIEDAIEKGKKLLAEANA